GCAGCCGTCGGCTGTCTCCAGGTTCATCCGATCGGCGAGCGTTACCGTCTCACCGGTCAGCACGTTGCGCCAGCGTCGCTGAGCCAGCGTCGGCGGCAGCATAATCTGCGTGTCGTGCCAGCCGGCACGGGCCGGTAGCGACGCGCTTTCATAGAGCGCGGTGAACATCAGCCGCGGCGCTATCACGATGATGGCGTCATCGCCATGCGTGCGGGCGTAAGCAATCACGTTACTGTCGAACTCGCCTTCGGCGTGAAGCGGCAAATAGTCACCGTGGCGGAACAGCGCCGGATTCTGCTGGCGCAGGTGCAGCACGCGGGCGATCAGGTGCTGCTTAAGCCGCCCGCTGATCCAGTCCTGCGAGGTGGCCGTAAGATTCGCCTGCGGTGCCAGCATACTGTCGAGCGCGATGAAATCCGGCTCACGGCGGTTATCCGGGTCCACCAGGCTGAAGTTGAGCGCTTCGCTGCCCTGGTAGATATCCGGCACGCCAGGCGCGGTCAGCTTCAGCGCCGTCTGGGTCAGGCTGTTCACCAGCCCCGCGCGGATAAACGGCTGCAACGCCTCGTGGAAATCCTTCAGGAAATCCTGATTATCCGGCGAGAGCATATGGCGTGCGTAATCCAGCACCGCTTTTTCATAGGCGTCGTTGGTGTCCGCCCAGTCGGTGCGCAGCTTCGCTTCACGCAGCGCTTTTTCCACAAAGCCCAGGAAGCGTTCTTCCAGCGCCTTCAGGCCCTCGGCGTCATCGGGCTTCAGCGTGGCGGGCCAGACGCCCGCCAGCGCCTGATAGAGCATCCAGGTATCGGCACCCTTCGGCGCGGTGCCGTCATTGAGGAACACTACTTTGGTCTGGTTGAGCTGACGCCAGCGCGCAACGCATTCGGCATAAAACAGCGGCGCTTCGGTCAGCGCATAGAGCCTGGCGCGGGCGTCTTCGCCGCGTTTGGTGTCATGCGTCGACGTGCTGGTAAGCGCGTCCGGCTGATGTTGCAGGCGCAGCTTCATCTCTTTATGGAAGCGATCCGCCGAGTAGGTGCGCGGCAGCGGCTCGGCCCCCACTTCATTCAGCGCGAGCTGCATGTTCTGGCGGAAAAACAGCGTATCTTCCACTGATTTGGCCATCAGCGGGCCGGTAAGCTGCTGAAAACGAGTGCGGAACGTGGCGGCGTCGGCGTGTGAGCCGCCGGAGAGTTTGCCGGCCAGCACATCGGCAAGAAACCCGAGCGCCTGCGCATCCGGCGCGTGCTCGCTGGCCTGTACCTTCGCGACCACTTTCTGCAGCAGCGCGCTGTCAGCGGGCGTCAGCCCCTGCGCGGTGCCGTAGGTGCGATACACCGGGAACGCCACCAGTAATTCGCGCAGCGCGCCGCGAAGCACCGG
This is a stretch of genomic DNA from Cronobacter malonaticus LMG 23826. It encodes these proteins:
- the treY gene encoding malto-oligosyltrehalose synthase encodes the protein MSIPSSTYRIQFRNGMTFDRAAGLVPYLKRLGISHLYASPVFTATTGSTHGYDVTDANEIEPSIGGREGFDRMVQALKAGGLGLILDIVPNHMAASLENPWWRDVIEHGEKSRYARHFDIDWTRRLTLPFLGDTFENVLENGEISVKPDPKTGKPALAYYDSYYPLNPETWQGREADVLAITDKQAIAALHDRQPYQLISWRDAPRSLSYRRFFEITGLAGVRVEDDAVFDDSHRLILELVHSGAVDGLRVDHVDGLADPKAYLERLRDKAGPDCYITVEKILGKGEQIPDDWPISGTTGYEFIAALSDVLVDDAKLDDLSKAYHDVVGQEVDMSAELRDAKLLMADRNFEGEFTTLLRLATRIAQQEGVTLEEPVLRGALRELLVAFPVYRTYGTAQGLTPADSALLQKVVAKVQASEHAPDAQALGFLADVLAGKLSGGSHADAATFRTRFQQLTGPLMAKSVEDTLFFRQNMQLALNEVGAEPLPRTYSADRFHKEMKLRLQHQPDALTSTSTHDTKRGEDARARLYALTEAPLFYAECVARWRQLNQTKVVFLNDGTAPKGADTWMLYQALAGVWPATLKPDDAEGLKALEERFLGFVEKALREAKLRTDWADTNDAYEKAVLDYARHMLSPDNQDFLKDFHEALQPFIRAGLVNSLTQTALKLTAPGVPDIYQGSEALNFSLVDPDNRREPDFIALDSMLAPQANLTATSQDWISGRLKQHLIARVLHLRQQNPALFRHGDYLPLHAEGEFDSNVIAYARTHGDDAIIVIAPRLMFTALYESASLPARAGWHDTQIMLPPTLAQRRWRNVLTGETVTLADRMNLETADGCSSVILITD